A window from Chryseobacterium vaccae encodes these proteins:
- a CDS encoding CoA transferase subunit A gives MIDKRVQNAKEAIEGIKDGMTLMLGGFGLCGIPENSINALVESDVKDLTCISNNAGVDDFGLGLLLHKRQIKKMISSYVGENAEFERQMLSGELEVELTPQGTLAEKCRAAQAGIPAFYTPAGYGTEVAEGKEVKEFNGKPHILEHAYKADFSIVKAWKGDHAGNLIFKGSARNFNHPMAGAAKITIAEVEELVAPGELDPNEIHIPGIMIQRIFQGEKFEKRIEQRTVRSKE, from the coding sequence ATGATAGATAAAAGAGTACAAAATGCGAAAGAGGCCATCGAAGGAATTAAGGATGGAATGACCCTGATGCTGGGCGGATTTGGTCTTTGCGGTATCCCTGAAAACTCAATTAATGCTTTGGTAGAAAGCGATGTGAAAGATCTTACCTGTATTTCGAATAATGCCGGAGTAGATGATTTCGGGCTTGGTTTACTTCTTCACAAAAGACAGATTAAAAAAATGATCTCTTCTTATGTAGGGGAAAATGCAGAATTTGAAAGACAGATGCTTTCAGGTGAATTGGAGGTAGAACTTACTCCACAGGGAACTTTAGCCGAAAAATGCAGAGCGGCACAGGCAGGAATTCCCGCTTTCTATACCCCTGCAGGCTATGGAACAGAAGTAGCAGAAGGAAAAGAAGTAAAAGAATTCAACGGAAAACCTCACATCCTTGAACATGCCTATAAAGCAGATTTTTCTATCGTAAAAGCATGGAAAGGTGATCATGCCGGAAACCTTATCTTCAAAGGTTCAGCCAGAAACTTCAACCACCCGATGGCCGGAGCAGCAAAAATTACCATTGCTGAAGTGGAAGAACTGGTAGCTCCGGGAGAACTGGATCCGAACGAGATACATATTCCGGGAATTATGATCCAGAGAATTTTCCAGGGTGAAAAATTTGAAAAAAGAATTGAACAGAGAACGGTGAGAAGTAAAGAGTAA